A window of the Sporosarcina sp. FSL K6-2383 genome harbors these coding sequences:
- a CDS encoding ABC transporter ATP-binding protein, with the protein MDIKDITFSYDKKVNTLHGVTSTIDSGKITTIIGPNGCGKSTLLGIMSNNYQPQRGQVLLDGKALTDFKPKELAKKLAVVHQQNNAPSDMTVEKLTSYGRIPYKNLFSSTTEEDEQAVEWALDCTNLTDKRKVPIDELSGGQMQRVWIAMSLAQKTPYLFLDEPTTYLDIYYQYELLELIKSLNRTHGMSIVMVLHDINQAIRYSDTIIAMKNGKVVVKGTPSEVITVETVKEIYGVDVVVKTDEQAGMYIVPVGI; encoded by the coding sequence ATGGACATTAAGGATATTACTTTTTCGTACGATAAAAAAGTCAATACACTACATGGTGTCACAAGTACGATTGATAGTGGGAAAATCACAACGATTATTGGACCGAATGGTTGTGGCAAATCAACGCTGCTTGGCATCATGTCGAATAATTATCAGCCGCAACGTGGACAAGTACTCTTAGATGGCAAAGCACTCACGGACTTTAAACCGAAGGAACTGGCGAAGAAGTTAGCTGTCGTCCATCAGCAAAATAACGCCCCCTCTGATATGACCGTCGAAAAGTTAACGAGCTATGGACGAATACCTTACAAAAATCTGTTCTCCTCAACGACGGAGGAAGACGAACAAGCCGTTGAGTGGGCACTAGACTGTACGAATTTGACGGACAAAAGAAAAGTGCCGATTGACGAATTGTCAGGTGGTCAAATGCAACGTGTCTGGATTGCCATGTCGCTTGCACAAAAAACGCCCTATCTTTTTTTAGATGAACCGACAACTTATCTCGACATTTATTACCAATACGAGCTATTAGAATTGATCAAGAGCTTAAATCGTACACACGGTATGTCGATCGTCATGGTGCTGCATGATATTAACCAAGCCATCCGCTATAGCGACACCATCATTGCGATGAAAAACGGTAAAGTTGTTGTCAAAGGTACGCCTAGCGAAGTCATTACAGTGGAAACAGTGAAAGAAATTTATGGCGTTGACGTTGTCGTAAAAACAGATGAGCAGGCAGGGATGTATATTGTTCCTGTTGGTATATGA
- the ilvD gene encoding dihydroxy-acid dehydratase, with protein MRSDMIKKGVDRAPHRSLLYATGIKTKDLEKPFIGVCNSYIDIIPGHKHLNKFAEIVKAAIWEAGGVPFEFNTIGVDDGIAMGHIGMRYSLPSRELIADSAETVINAHWFDGVFYIPNCDKITPGMLMAAVRTNVPSVFVSGGPMEAGVSSDGKALSLTSVFEGVGAYKAGKMSAEELLDIENNACPTCGSCSGMFTANSMNCLMEMVGLALPGNGTIVATSDERHKLIKDAAKHLIRMIKEDVKPRDIVTKEAIDDAFALDMAMGGSTNTVLHTLALAHEAEIDYNVHDINVVAERVPYLAKIMPASDVSMDDIFKAGGVSSIINELTKIPGAIHPNRITITGKTIGEDVADYPILNDKIIRTKDNPHSKVGGLSVLFGNIAPDGGVIKVGAVDPSIKEFRGEAIVFESQDDAQENIDNGTVREGHVVVIRYEGPKGGPGMPEMLAPTSAIQGRGLGTKVALITDGRFSGASRGISIGHISPEAADGGPIALVENGDIIAIDLTNRTIELEVADEILAERKSNLQPFEPKIKKGWLARYSALVTSASTGGVMKI; from the coding sequence ATGAGAAGTGACATGATCAAAAAAGGTGTGGATCGCGCACCTCACAGAAGTTTGCTTTACGCGACTGGTATTAAAACGAAAGATTTAGAGAAACCATTCATTGGTGTCTGTAACTCATATATTGATATTATTCCGGGACATAAGCACCTAAACAAGTTTGCGGAAATTGTCAAAGCAGCCATTTGGGAAGCAGGCGGGGTTCCGTTCGAATTCAATACAATTGGTGTTGACGATGGAATTGCGATGGGGCATATCGGTATGCGGTATTCATTGCCAAGCCGTGAGCTCATTGCTGATTCAGCGGAAACGGTCATTAACGCACACTGGTTTGACGGTGTGTTCTATATTCCAAACTGTGACAAAATTACACCAGGAATGCTAATGGCAGCGGTTCGCACGAATGTCCCTTCTGTCTTTGTATCAGGTGGTCCAATGGAAGCTGGTGTATCTTCAGATGGGAAGGCACTGTCACTCACTTCGGTATTTGAAGGGGTCGGCGCCTATAAAGCAGGCAAAATGTCAGCCGAAGAACTTCTCGACATTGAAAATAACGCTTGCCCAACATGCGGCTCTTGTTCAGGAATGTTCACTGCGAATTCCATGAACTGTTTAATGGAAATGGTTGGTTTAGCATTACCGGGCAATGGAACAATTGTTGCAACTTCAGATGAGCGACATAAACTCATTAAAGATGCAGCCAAACATTTGATACGGATGATTAAAGAAGACGTTAAACCTCGCGATATCGTTACAAAAGAAGCTATTGACGATGCATTCGCTTTAGATATGGCAATGGGTGGTTCAACGAATACCGTATTGCATACATTAGCACTCGCTCATGAAGCAGAAATTGACTATAACGTTCATGATATTAACGTAGTGGCAGAGCGCGTCCCCTATTTAGCGAAAATTATGCCAGCTTCAGATGTTTCAATGGATGATATTTTTAAAGCAGGTGGCGTAAGTTCTATTATTAATGAACTAACGAAAATACCAGGTGCCATTCATCCAAACCGCATTACCATAACTGGAAAAACGATTGGTGAAGATGTAGCTGATTATCCGATTCTCAATGACAAAATCATTCGTACGAAAGATAACCCACATAGTAAGGTCGGTGGTCTATCCGTTCTTTTCGGAAACATCGCACCAGATGGTGGGGTGATTAAAGTAGGTGCTGTCGATCCATCCATTAAAGAGTTTCGTGGTGAAGCAATTGTCTTTGAATCACAAGACGATGCACAAGAAAACATCGATAATGGCACTGTACGTGAAGGTCATGTCGTGGTCATTCGTTACGAAGGACCAAAAGGTGGACCAGGAATGCCAGAAATGCTTGCCCCGACATCCGCAATTCAAGGACGCGGTTTAGGCACAAAGGTAGCACTAATTACGGATGGACGTTTCTCCGGAGCTTCTCGTGGGATTTCAATCGGACATATATCCCCTGAAGCAGCTGATGGTGGACCTATCGCACTTGTTGAAAATGGAGACATCATCGCAATTGATTTGACGAATAGAACAATTGAGCTCGAGGTTGCGGATGAGATTTTAGCAGAACGTAAATCGAACCTACAACCGTTCGAACCGAAAATTAAAAAAGGCTGGTTAGCTCGATATTCAGCACTTGTCACATCTGCAAGTACTGGCGGCGTAATGAAAATCTAA